In a genomic window of Cryptococcus depauperatus CBS 7841 chromosome 8, complete sequence:
- a CDS encoding 6-phosphogluconate dehydrogenase, decarboxylating — MSSDLADVGLIGLAVMGQNLILNMNDKGFKVCAYNRTVSKVDHFLENEAKGTNIIGAHSVQEFCSKLKRPRRIILLVKAGKAVDDFIAQLEPYLEKGDIIVDGGNSHYPDSIRRTHELEAKGLLFVGSGVSGGEEGARNGPSLMPGGSDAAWPHIKEIFQKTAAQAQGEPCCDWVGETGSGHYVKMVHNGIEYGDMQLIAEAYDILKRGLELHEDEIADIFEKWNGGVLDSFLIQITRDILRFKDTDGVPMVRKILDKAGQKGTGKWTAVDALDNGIPVTLIGEAVFARCLSAIKDERVRASKVIAGPVKEALKGNKQQFIDDLEQALYASKIISYAQGFMLMREAAKVNDWHLNNAGIAAMWRGGCIIKSVFLSDITAAYRQNPELENLLTAPFFTKALEKAQPGWRRVVAQSTLWGIPIPAHTTALSFFDGYRTETLPANLIQAQRDYFGAHTFRVVPGYGNDHLKENEDVHVKWTATSGNVSSSTYNAKSSVAVWNAPCFPLPMFVPSHVSRSTMNRKADKVGNKGRTGQWNKIAAYAATKPVYRPTISARYLKSSCIMAETYPLVIDNLKDGLKRRVTVSYLEGEKTRETPRCLSLTPSSKLLPRRWFASTPPYQTLPDARPASSSELARIVSSPAMRQERYTKLGNVELSKASSAPVSPTSFVAEPAQYISRESLPVAVDVLAPAEKDENVVVKAPCQKVWLCSHPKTPTLPPSAIVEKPHRPMSRSASARKNAPMVIRATSTGRLATEFDQEGRVVCLSNHSHRVLPPAVGSMNGPIRHTHVLRRSQTDILGLSCSVMQETASVSPQRDSLSRSSSRQSRLSAVDVLGASITKPVKMVRRLSASWRRRNVAMDEVVA, encoded by the exons ATGTCTTCTGATCT CGCAGACGTTGGTCTTATCGGTTTGGCCGTCATG GGTCAAAACTTGATTCTCAACATGAACGACAAGGGTTTCAAGGTTTGCGCCTACAACAG AACTGTCTCCAAGGTGGACCATTTCCTTGAAAACGAGGCCAAGG GCACCAATATCATTGGCGCTCACTCTGTCCAGGAGTTCTGCTCCAAGCTCAAAAGACCTAGGCGGATCATTCTCCTTGTCAAGGCTGGCAAAGCCGTCGACGACTTTATCGCTCAGCTTGAGCCTTACCTCGAGAAGGGAGACATCATCGTTGACGGTGGTAACTCCCATTACCCCGATTCTATCCGCCGAACTCATGAACTCGAGGCCAAGggtcttttgtttgttggCTCCGGTGTGTCTGGTGGTGAGGAAGGTGCTCGAAACGGGCCATCCCTTATGCCCGGTGGTTCTGACGCCGCCTGGCCCCACATCAAGGAAATCTTCC AGAAAACCGCTGCTCAGGCTCAGGGTGAACCCTGCTGTGACTGGGTCGGCGAGACTGGTTCTGGCCATTATGTCAAGATGGTTCACAACGGTATTGAGTATGGAGACATGCAACTCATTGCTGAGGCCTATGACATCCTGAAGCGTGGTCTTGAACTTCACGAGGACGAGATTGCAGACATTTTCGAAAAG TGGAACGGTGGTGTTCTCGATTCTTTCCTCATCCAAATCACCCGAGACATTCTCAGATTCAAGGATACTGATGGCGTTCCCATGGTTCGAAAGATCCTTGACAAGGCTGGCCAAAAGGGTACCGGTAAATGGACCGCTGTTGATGCCCTTGACAACGGTATACCTGTCACTCTCATTGGTGAGGCTGTCTTTGCTCGATGTCTCTCTGCCATCAAGGACGAGCGTGTCAGGGCTTCCAAGGTCATTGCTGGCCCCGTTAAGGAGGCCCTCAAGGGAAATAAGCAACAATTCATCGA CGATCTTGAGCAGGCTCTTTATGCCTCCAAGATTATTTCCTACGCTCAGGGCTTTATGCTTATGCGAGAGGCTGCCAAGGTCAATGACTGGCATTTGAACAATGCCGGTATCGCTGCCATGTGGCGAGGTGGTTGTATCATTAAG TCTGTCTTCCTTTCCGACATCACTGCTGCCTACCGACAAAACCCTGAGCTCGAAAATCTCCTTACTGCTCCCTTCTTCACCAAAGCTCTTGAAAAGGCTCAACCCGGATGGAGGCGAGTCGTCGCCCAGTCTACTCTTTGGGGTATTCCTATCCCTGCTCACACCACCGCCTTGTCCTTCTTTGACGGCTACCGTACCGAGACCCTCCCCGCTAACCTCATCCAGGCTCAGCGAGACTACTTTGGAG CCCACACTTTCCGAGTGGTTCCCGGATACGGCAACGATCACCTtaaagagaatgaggaTGTTCACGTCAAGTGGACTGCTACCTCTGGTAATGTCTCATCTTCTACATACAATGC TAAATCGTCTGTAGCAGTTTGGAATGCACCATGTTTCCCTTTGCCCATGTTTGTTCCCAGTCATGTCTCTCGAAGCACTATGAATAGAAAAGCAGATAAAGTTGGGAACAAGGGGCGTACTGGACAATGG AACAAG ATTGCTGCCTACGCCGCTACCAAGCCAGTTTATCGTCCAACAATATCAGCTCGTTACTTGAAAAGCTCTTGTATCATGGCAGAAACCTATCCCTTGGTTATAGATAACCTCAAAGATGGATTAAAACGCAGAGT AACTGTATCCTATTTGGAGGgtgaaaagacaagagaaacaCCTCGCTGTCTTTCGTTGACACCCTCATCCAAGCTTTTGCCTCGTCGGTGGTTTGCTTCCACTCCTCCATACCAAACTCTACCAGATGCGAGACCTGCATCTTCGTCTGAGCTAGCTCGAATAGTGTCCAGCCCTGCCATGCGACAAGAGAGATATACAAAATTGGGCAATGTTGAGCTGTCAAAGGCCAGTTCTGCGCCTGTATCGCCAACGAGTTTCGTCGCTGAGCCTGCCCAGTACATCTCTCGCGAGTCTCTACCGGTGGCAGTTGATGTACTCGCTCCCGCggaaaaggatgagaacGTGGTCGTCAAGGCACCTTGTCAAAAGGTTTGGTTGTGTTCTCACCCAAAGACTCCTACTCTGCCCCCAAGTGCTATAGTCGAGAAGCCTCATCGGCCAATGTCGAGGTCTGCCTCAGCCCGCAAGAACGCTCCGATGGTCATACGAGCTACGTCAACAGGAAGACTGGCTACTGAATTTGACCAAGAGGGTAGGGTGGTTTGTCTGTCAAATCATTCCCATAGAGTGCTGCCTCCTGCCGTTGGGTCGATGAACGGGCCCATCCGACATACTCATGTTTTGCGCCGCTCTCAGACAGATATACTCGGTCTTTCTTGCTCTGTCATGCAAGAAACTGCTTCCGTCTCGCCTCAGCGTGACAGTCTTTCTAGGTCTAGCTCAAGACAATCGCGTTTGTCAGCAGTAGATGTGTTGGGCGCAAGTATAACCAAGCCTGTCAAGATGGTTAGAAGGCTGTCTGCTTCTTGGCGGAGGCGAAATGTGGCAATGGATGAAGTGGTTGCTTAG